A segment of the Ramlibacter agri genome:
GCCACGCCGCTGCGCCGGCTGGCGCGGCCGGAAGACGTGGCGGGCCCGGTCCTCTTCCTCGCTTCGGACTGGAGCGGTTTCATGACGGGACAGGTGCTGTTCGTGGACGGCGGCCTGGTGATGCGATGAACGACAGGCAATTGGTGGTGGTCGACGCGGCGCAGTTCGGCGGCCGCCTGCCGGCGGACCTGCCGGCAATCGCGCGCGAGCTCGCGCAGCAGGGGCAGGACGTGTGCATCGCGCGCGTGCTGCATGCCGATGGGCGCATGCTGCACTGGATGCAGGCGGAGCACGCCTGCGGCTGGCTGGAGGCGCAGGGCTCCGGCGCCGCGCTGGCCGTGGACGCCTTGGCGCAACGCGCGCGCGAGGCGCTGGCGCGCGGCTTCGTCGCCGCCGATGCGCTGGTGCTGGCCGTGTGGCAGCCGGGCGAGCCGCTGCCCTGGTTGTCCTGGGGTGAATTGCCGCCGCGGCCACCGCAGCCGCCCGCGGTGCTGCCGCCGCTGGACCTGTACGCCATCGTCGACAGCGCCGCGCGCATGCGGCAGGTGCTGGCCGCCGGCGTGCGCACGGTGCAGATCCGCATCAAGACGCCGGACGCGCGGCTGCGCGCCGAGTTGCAGCAATGCATCGCCGATTGCGCGGCAGCCGGTGCGCGCCTGTTCGTCAACGACCACTGGCAGCTGGCGCACGAGCTCGGCGCCAAGGGCATCCATCTCGGGCAATCGGACCTGGTGGAACTCGGGGAAGAAGGCCGCGCCGCGGTGCTGGCCACCGGCATGGAACTGGGCGTGAGCTCGCACGCGCTGTGGGAGCTGTGCCGCGCGCGCACCTTGTCGCCGGCCTATATCGCTTGCGGGCCCGTGTGGCCGACCACGACCAAGGACATGCCCTGGGTGCCGCAAGGGCTGGACAACCTGGCGTGGTGGGTGAGCGTCGCGGGAAGGCCGGTCACGTCCATCGGTGGGATCCTGGAAGTGGAGCAGGTGAAGCTGGCGGCGAGCACGGGGGCGGAAGGCGTGTGCATCGTGCGCGGGCTGGGAGACGATCCGTCGCAGGTGGTGCCGGTGCTGCGGTCGGCGTTGGAGGAAGGCCGACGCAGCCCGATGCCCGCGCCTGCGTACCCGCACCCCACCTTGTAGGTGCGCCGCTCCGCTGCGCACCGCACGACCACGTGGCCGATCACGCGGTGCGCAGCGAAGCTGCGCACCCTACAGGATCACATGGAGGTCACAGCCTGAACGTCAAAGCACGAATGGCCGCCCCGTCACCGGCGTCGTCGGCACCGCCATCTCCTGCTTCGCCATCACGCCCGCCTCGTAGGCCAGGCGGCCGGACTCGATGGCGAGGCGGAACGCGCGGGCCATCACCACCGGGTCGTGCGCCTGCGCCACCGCCGAATTGAGCAGCACCGCGTCGTAGCCCAGTTCCATCGCCTGCACCGCATCCTTCGGCGAGCCGATGCCGGCGTCCACCACCAGCGGCACGTCAGGCAGGCGCGCGCGCAGCGTGCGCAGCGCGGTGGGGTTCAGCAGGCCCTGGCCCGAGCCGATCGGCGCCCCCCAGGGCATCAGGATGCGGCAGCCCGCATCCAGCAGGCGCTGGCAGGTCACGAGGTCGTCGGTGCAGTAAGGGAAGACTTCGAAGCCGTCCCTCGCCAGCGTGCGCGCGGCGTCCACCAGCTCGAAAGGATCGGGCTGCAGCGTGTACTCGTCGCCCACCACTTCCAGCTTGATCCAGTTCGTGCCGAACAGCTCGCGCGCCATGCGCGCCAGCGTCACCGCTTCGCGCGCGCTGCGGCAGCCAGCCGTGTTAGGCAGCAGGTGGGCGCCGCTCTCACGAATGAGCTTGTAGAAGTCGCCCGGGCCGCCACCGGCGGCCAGCTGGCGCTTCAGGCCCACGGTCACGACCTGCGTGCCCGAAGAAACGATGGCGTCCTGCAGCACCTGCGGCGAGGGATAGCCGGCGGTGCCCAGGAAGAAGCGGCTCTCGAGTTCGATGCCGGCAATGCGCAAGGCCATGGGACTCAACCTCCGGTGATCGGCTGGAAGGTGAACACCGCGTCGCCTTCGGCGAGGTGCACGGTGGCGCGCGCATCGCGCGCGATGAATTCGCCGTTGACGGCGGTGGCCAGCGCCTGTGGCGCCTGGCCCAGGGCTTCCACCAGCTGCGCGAGCGTGGTGCCTTCGGCGACGTCGCGCGGCTCGCCGTTGACGGTGATCTGTTTCATGAGGGCAGTTCGGAAAGCGCCTGTTCCACCAGCGCCGGCGCGATCAGCCAGCCATGGCGGAAGAGGCCGTTGATGCGGGTGCGCCCGGGCTCGTGCGCCAGCAGCGGCAGGTTGTCGGGCAGGGCGGGGCGCAGGTTCGTCTCGCTGTGCACGATGCGAGCCTCGGCCAGTTCGGGCAGCACGCTGTGCGCGGCGGCCAGCAGTTCCACGGTGCTGCGCAGCGACACCGGCGAGCGGTCCTCGCTCTCGATCTCGCTGGCGCCCACCACCACGATGTCCGGCGCGCGCGGCACCAGGTAGACGCGATGGCGCGGATGCAGCAGCCGCACCGGGCGCTGCAGCGCGAGGCCCGGCGCCTGCAGCCAGAAGATTTCGCCGCGCACGCCGCGCACCTGCAGTTCCGGTTTCGCGCCGGTGCCACGCACGTCGAACACCCAGTCGAAGCGCTGTTCGCCGCGCTCGGTCACCAGCAGGCCGGGCGCCGTGCGGGAGACGGTCTCGCCCCAATGCCATTGCGTGTTCTGCGCGCCGGCGGCCAGCGCCTGCATGGCCTGCACGGTGTGCAGTTGGCCTTCGCAAGGCAGCAGCCAGGCGTGGGCCGGGCCTTGCACGTGCGGCTCCAGTTCGCGCAGCGCGGCGGGCGACAGCGTCTCCGGCGCATGGCCGGCCGGCGCCTTGCTGGCCAGCAGGTCGACGACACGGCGCGCTGCACCTTCATCGCCGCGATGCGCCAGCAGCAGGCTGCCGGCGCTGCGAAATTCGACGGGCTGCGGGAGCTGCGAGAGGATGCGCGGCCACAGTTCGAGCGTGCGCAGGCCGAGGCGGAACACGTTGTCGTCCGCGCTTTCCAGCTCGGCCACCGGGCTTAGCATGCCGGCAGCGGTCCAGCCGGCGGCGCCGCGCGCCTGCGCGTTGAAGGCGGGATCGAACACGTGCACCGTATGCCCGGCGCGGCCCAGCTGGAAGGCGAGCAGGCGCCCCAGCAGGCCGGCGCCGGCGATGCCGATCTTCATCATTCGGGGAGGGGGCCGCGCAGGGCGGCGAGAGGAAGGAGGTCTTGCATGGCTCTTCTTACGCCGGTACGAACCGGTTCAAGTTCACGGGTTTGGTTTTTGCCATCTCAGCGAAGCGGCACGATGCCGCCCGCACCCCGGAGCGGTGATGAGTATACGCCCCGCTTGGCGCGCGCCGCTTTTGCGCCAGAATCGCCCCTCATGGCACGCAAGAACGAGGACGGGCAGGCGAGCACCCCGGCGCCCGAGGGGCGCATGGAAGAGGCCGTGCTGCACGACCTCGTCGGCTACCAGCTGGCCCAGGCGCAGATCGCCGCGCTGGCCATCTTCTATGCCGCCGCGGGCCGCCCTCTCGAACTGCGCCACGTCGAATACACGGTGCTGGCGCTGATCAAGGAGAACCCGGCCTGCACGCCGGCGCGGCTGGCCAAGGAACTGGCCGTCACGGCCGGCAACATCACCATGTGGGTGGACAAGCTGGTGCTGCGCGAACTGGTGCGGCGCGAGACCAGCGCGGTCGACCGCCGCGTGCAGCACCTGTACGTCACCGAGAAGGGCGAGAGCCTGGTGGTGGCCGCCACGCGCCAGCTGCTGGATGCCGAACGCAAGCGCCTCGATACGCTGTCGCCGGCCGAGCGCGCCATGCTGGTCGAACTGCTGCACAAGGTCGCACAATCCCGGGATTGATTCAACCCGTCAAGCATATCGGGGCGAACACCTAGGGGAAAGTTCTAGGAAATTGGCGGAAAACAGCTTCATAAGATGAAGTTGTTTGCCCACCAACGAGGAGACATCCCCCATGAAGAACAGACTTCCGGGCTACGCCGCATCCGCGGCCACGCTCCTGCTGCTGGCCGCCTGCGGCGGCAGCGGCAACGACGACAGCGGGCCGCAGCTGGGAGCGGCGGTCGGCGCGCAGCTCAAGTCCTGCACCGACCTCGCCAGCAAGATCAGCTTCGCCAACACCACGATCACTGGCGCCAATGCCGTCGCCGACGGCACGGCGGTGGGAGGCCTTCCCGCGCCGGCGCATTGCCAGGTGACCGGCAACATGTTCAGCCGCACCGGCATCGACGGCAAGCCCTACGCCATCGGCTTCGAGATGCGCCTGCCCAATGACTGGAACGGCCGCTTCTTCTACCAGGCCAACGGCGGCACCGATGGCAGCGTGGTCGCGGCCACGGGCGGCGTCAACGGCGGTGGCGGACTGACGAACGCGCTGAAGATGGGCTTCGCGGTGATCAGCTCCGACGCCGGCCACGCCAACGATCCCACCAACCCGTTCGGGCCGCCCGTCTTCGGCGTGGATCCGCAAGCGCGCCTGGACTACGGCTACCAGGCCGTCGGCAAGCTCACGCCGATGGCCAAGAACGTGATCGCCACCGCCTACGGCAAGGGCCCGGACCGCTCGTACATCGGCGGCTGCTCCAACGGCGGCCGCCACACGATGGTGGCGGCGTCGCGCTATGCCGACCAGTACGACGGCTACCTCGTGGGCGACCCGGGCTTCCGCCTGCCGCTGGCGGCCATCGCCAACATCAAGGGCGCGCAGACCTACGCCACGCTGGCGACCAACCCCGCGGACCTGTCCACCGGCTTCACTACCGCCGAGCGCACGCTGGTGTCCAACGCCGTGCTCTCGAAGTGCGATGCGCTGGACGGTGTCGCTGACGGCATGGTCAACGACACCAAGGCCTGCCAGAAGGCCTTCGACCTGCAGCGCGACGTGCCCACCTGCAACGGCGCGCGCGACGGCAGCTGCCTGAGCGCCGACCAGAAGACCAAGATCGCCGGGCTGTTCGCCGGCGCGACCACCAGCACGGGCGCCAAGATCTATTCCAGCTGGCCTTACGACAACGGCCTGGCCACCGGTGGCTGGTCGTTCTGGAAGTTCACGGTGCCGATGATCCTGGACTCGGGCGCCGTCGGCCTGATCTGGCAGGTGCCGCCGGAAGACCCCGCCACCTTCAGTGGCCCGGTGTTCGCCCTGACCGGCAACGTCGACACCATGCTGGCCAAGGTCAATGCGACGAACGCGACCTACATGGAGAGCGCGATGTCCTTCATGCTGCCGCCGGACGCCGGCAACCTCGACAAGGTGAAGAGCCGCGGCGCCAAGATGATGGTCTATCACGGCACCGCCGACCCCATCTTCTCGAGCGACGACACGACGTCCTGGTATGACCAGCTGTCCACCCGCAGCGGCGGCAGCGCGCAGGGCTTCGCGCGCTTCTATCGCATCCCCGGCATGAACCACTGCTCCGGTGGCCCGGCCACAGACCAGTTCGACATGCTGACCCCGTTGGTGAACTGGGTCGAGAAGGGCGTCGCGCCGGACAGCGTGACGGCCAGCGTGCGCGGCGCCGGCAATGCCGGTGGCGCCAACGCCGACATTCCGTCGAGCTGGTCCGCGACCCGTAGCCGCCCGCTGTGTCCGTATCCGCTGGTCACCCGCTACAACGGCGGCGACAAGGAGTCGGCAGCCAGCTTCAGCTGCGTGATCGCATCGAACTAGCGCTATTTTCCTAGGTGCATTTGCATGGGCCGCAGTGGATACTGCGGCCCATGCCGTCTTTGCCCACCCCCTTGCACATCGGCATCGTGGCCTGTTCCGCCGAGGGTGCCGCGCTCTGCTACCGCACCATCTGCCGCGCTGGCTCCGACCTGCTGGGCGCGCATGCGCACCCGGAGCTGTCGATGCACACGCCCTCGCTGGCGGGCTACCTCGATTGCCTGGAGCGCTCCGACATGGGCGGGGTGGCGCAGCTGATGCTGGAATCGGCGCGCAAGCTGAAGCAGGCCGGCGCCGATTTCCTGATCTGCCCCGACAACACCATCCACGCGGCCTTCGAGCAGGTGGCGCCGCATTCGCCGCTGCCCTGGCTGCACATCGCCGACGTGGTGGCGGCCGAGGCGCAGCGGCGCGGCTTCCAGCGCGTGGGGCTCACCGGCACGCAGTGGCTGGTGGACAGCGACGTGTACCCGCAGAAGCTGGCCGCGCGCGGGCTGCAGTGCGTGAAGCCGAATACGGCGGAGCGCGCGAAGCTCAATCGGATCATCGTCGACGAGCTGGTGCTGGGCGAGTTCCGGGCGCCCAGCGTCGCCTGGCTGCAGCAGCTCATCGCCAGCTTGCAG
Coding sequences within it:
- a CDS encoding tannase/feruloyl esterase family alpha/beta hydrolase, whose amino-acid sequence is MKNRLPGYAASAATLLLLAACGGSGNDDSGPQLGAAVGAQLKSCTDLASKISFANTTITGANAVADGTAVGGLPAPAHCQVTGNMFSRTGIDGKPYAIGFEMRLPNDWNGRFFYQANGGTDGSVVAATGGVNGGGGLTNALKMGFAVISSDAGHANDPTNPFGPPVFGVDPQARLDYGYQAVGKLTPMAKNVIATAYGKGPDRSYIGGCSNGGRHTMVAASRYADQYDGYLVGDPGFRLPLAAIANIKGAQTYATLATNPADLSTGFTTAERTLVSNAVLSKCDALDGVADGMVNDTKACQKAFDLQRDVPTCNGARDGSCLSADQKTKIAGLFAGATTSTGAKIYSSWPYDNGLATGGWSFWKFTVPMILDSGAVGLIWQVPPEDPATFSGPVFALTGNVDTMLAKVNATNATYMESAMSFMLPPDAGNLDKVKSRGAKMMVYHGTADPIFSSDDTTSWYDQLSTRSGGSAQGFARFYRIPGMNHCSGGPATDQFDMLTPLVNWVEKGVAPDSVTASVRGAGNAGGANADIPSSWSATRSRPLCPYPLVTRYNGGDKESAASFSCVIASN
- a CDS encoding MarR family winged helix-turn-helix transcriptional regulator, which encodes MARKNEDGQASTPAPEGRMEEAVLHDLVGYQLAQAQIAALAIFYAAAGRPLELRHVEYTVLALIKENPACTPARLAKELAVTAGNITMWVDKLVLRELVRRETSAVDRRVQHLYVTEKGESLVVAATRQLLDAERKRLDTLSPAERAMLVELLHKVAQSRD
- a CDS encoding aspartate/glutamate racemase family protein, encoding MPSLPTPLHIGIVACSAEGAALCYRTICRAGSDLLGAHAHPELSMHTPSLAGYLDCLERSDMGGVAQLMLESARKLKQAGADFLICPDNTIHAAFEQVAPHSPLPWLHIADVVAAEAQRRGFQRVGLTGTQWLVDSDVYPQKLAARGLQCVKPNTAERAKLNRIIVDELVLGEFRAPSVAWLQQLIASLQRQGCDAVALACTEIPLVISDGNSPLPTLDSTRLLALAALKRAIEAAP
- a CDS encoding thiazole synthase, with amino-acid sequence MALRIAGIELESRFFLGTAGYPSPQVLQDAIVSSGTQVVTVGLKRQLAAGGGPGDFYKLIRESGAHLLPNTAGCRSAREAVTLARMARELFGTNWIKLEVVGDEYTLQPDPFELVDAARTLARDGFEVFPYCTDDLVTCQRLLDAGCRILMPWGAPIGSGQGLLNPTALRTLRARLPDVPLVVDAGIGSPKDAVQAMELGYDAVLLNSAVAQAHDPVVMARAFRLAIESGRLAYEAGVMAKQEMAVPTTPVTGRPFVL
- a CDS encoding FAD-dependent oxidoreductase, with protein sequence MKIGIAGAGLLGRLLAFQLGRAGHTVHVFDPAFNAQARGAAGWTAAGMLSPVAELESADDNVFRLGLRTLELWPRILSQLPQPVEFRSAGSLLLAHRGDEGAARRVVDLLASKAPAGHAPETLSPAALRELEPHVQGPAHAWLLPCEGQLHTVQAMQALAAGAQNTQWHWGETVSRTAPGLLVTERGEQRFDWVFDVRGTGAKPELQVRGVRGEIFWLQAPGLALQRPVRLLHPRHRVYLVPRAPDIVVVGASEIESEDRSPVSLRSTVELLAAAHSVLPELAEARIVHSETNLRPALPDNLPLLAHEPGRTRINGLFRHGWLIAPALVEQALSELPS
- a CDS encoding thiamine phosphate synthase encodes the protein MNDRQLVVVDAAQFGGRLPADLPAIARELAQQGQDVCIARVLHADGRMLHWMQAEHACGWLEAQGSGAALAVDALAQRAREALARGFVAADALVLAVWQPGEPLPWLSWGELPPRPPQPPAVLPPLDLYAIVDSAARMRQVLAAGVRTVQIRIKTPDARLRAELQQCIADCAAAGARLFVNDHWQLAHELGAKGIHLGQSDLVELGEEGRAAVLATGMELGVSSHALWELCRARTLSPAYIACGPVWPTTTKDMPWVPQGLDNLAWWVSVAGRPVTSIGGILEVEQVKLAASTGAEGVCIVRGLGDDPSQVVPVLRSALEEGRRSPMPAPAYPHPTL
- the thiS gene encoding sulfur carrier protein ThiS — protein: MKQITVNGEPRDVAEGTTLAQLVEALGQAPQALATAVNGEFIARDARATVHLAEGDAVFTFQPITGG